A window of Gammaproteobacteria bacterium genomic DNA:
AGCGTTGCGCCGAGTTCATATTCGGCGTGCGGGTCATCCTGCCCTACCGGCTGCTGTGGATCGTCGCCATCCCCCTGGGGGCCCTGGCCGCCGGTGAGAACGAGGGGGTGAACCTGCTGTGGCTGCTGGCGGACGCCATGAACGGCCTCATGGCCGTACCCAATCTCATCGCCCTGGCCCTGCTGTCGCCGGTGGTATTCAGCCTCACCCGCCAGTACCGCGCCGCGCGCTCGGATGAGACGCGCCCGTGATGTCGGGGACCGTGACGGCACGAAGACCAAACAGGATATTCGGACCCGCCCATCGAGGAAGCCCCCATGCCCCGCCCCCCCGCCGATCTCCGTGACACCGTCGCCCGCGCCCTGGCCGAGGACGTGGGGCGCGGCGACGTCACCGCCGCCCTGGTGCCGGAGGATGACGACGCCTCGGCGGTGGTGACCAGCCGCGAGCACGCGGTGCTGGCGGGCGGGCCCTGGTTCGACGAGGTGTTCCTGCAGGTCTCCGACGGCGCCGCCCAGGTGAACTGGACGGCCCGGGACGGCGACGTGGTACGGCCCAACCAGATGCTGTGCACCGTGGACGGCCGCGCCCGCCACCTGCTGACGGCCGAGCGCACCGCCCTGAATTTCCTCCAGACCCTGTCGGGCACCGCCACCATCACCCGCCACTACGTCAAGCGGGTGCAGGGCACGGCGGCGTGCATCCTCGACACCCGCAAGACCGTGCCGGGCCTGCGCACCGCCCAGAAGTACGCCGTGGCCTGCGGCGGCGGCACCAACCACCGCATGGGCCTCTACGACGCCGTGCTCATCAAGGAGAACCACATCGCCGCCGCCGGCTCCATCACCGCGGCGGTGGCGGACGCCCGGCGCAAGCTGAGCAACCAGACCGTGGAGGTGGAGGTGGAGGACCTGGCCCAGTTGCGGGAGGCCCTGGCCAGCGACGTGGACCGCATCCTGCTGGACAACTTCACCGTGGAGGACCTGGCCCGCGCCGTGGCCATCACCGGCGGCCGCGTCCCCC
This region includes:
- the nadC gene encoding carboxylating nicotinate-nucleotide diphosphorylase yields the protein MPRPPADLRDTVARALAEDVGRGDVTAALVPEDDDASAVVTSREHAVLAGGPWFDEVFLQVSDGAAQVNWTARDGDVVRPNQMLCTVDGRARHLLTAERTALNFLQTLSGTATITRHYVKRVQGTAACILDTRKTVPGLRTAQKYAVACGGGTNHRMGLYDAVLIKENHIAAAGSITAAVADARRKLSNQTVEVEVEDLAQLREALASDVDRILLDNFTVEDLARAVAITGGRVPLEASGNVNLKTVADVAASGVDFISVGGITKHIHAVDLSMRFV